In Nicotiana tabacum cultivar K326 chromosome 19, ASM71507v2, whole genome shotgun sequence, one DNA window encodes the following:
- the LOC107773291 gene encoding putative late blight resistance protein homolog R1A-4 yields MELSTIYWYTWPNDLVGEFCVGVHDECHYRILKMEARFLKCILRVLTEYSLPESLRNHFFFINNQVNDMSTICCNYKNNRLSYGHIGIEGNLVRKAIQPKIREILVLLWESEKPWGRYCDDMFSIVSYTLEDLVDCMADRLAPDLLEKMKALSFKLTFERRFRWSIRDGFAKRETNMDIWQQFCSDISYSVSCLNCLYWLDDIPKEIAQGLEQHLSSSIRRCEDAIQIDARDVLTRLHKASELLLTFDSSINDLPLYFVDFVLDSVVELHNSKENSKFPTKGLSETLQYLGTSIADRLTHSTENVKLKGQEAITRIDFLRAEVMEKEVGASKHSFAINPKSIQDLCTHYSRREQKLMTDPFACMKWLEKHDEIKIRRVALELNIRLQYLQFILKRRPSWQEEFNLVYQTMKTIGTNIHEACINAKYGRVDSALSILESQLTSMLKDFELRQEVERAHFLLSSSANEKNNPPFYFKKALLAQGAPMRTQLAIEFISTLLLNLKCLVRYRLKPKATVKREMEIFEVKLSFLRGFLKLMSIFFIKSARLENLVARIIALVGEAACISYWCYPEKLSRKMEHEMSHAISDLLRRMKSFEAEMRDNYLIALEASHSSQSEYRTPYSNELVVAVVDSLVDNFMELADKGSTSLISKALRIETIHQDQSFLITLLKDLRRQCSENIKFDDLLTYVKAQSDKMNQAAPSVPLDLMKEEEVSTQVTSSLLQLTVIIKLVKAEFFLMDLQQSIPNSTVSWKGEIPILSEELKALTTIAIDVLWQCDCHSRNAEALSDSFEHVINVCDITNVTEHMDEMLFHGPFELSVKVKLIKSEISLRKLLKNQINIVDPVKDNFDNLLMDLEFLGTLLLDLPEQYAKQERRNHLLSCVDVVAAEIDTIIESHCSKIDVEGMAGRMDLQLSDVLQKIKLIKAEDREICPKIPKLSRTNFPMTDGLGFLDLLVENLAEILNFKGGRIVLLKRQIETIQRELKFLREFLEKIAQQRNEHVELRSVREKVVGVAYEVEYIIDSYVANGGGTIWHHTFSDIVEDIKLIKGRVIKISTSDLYDSRTHSLGEISRISTHIEKPTINEAVVGFEDVLATLKQRVIGGSPDLDVITIFGMPGLGKTTLAKKVYDDCKAVNHFDVCVWCCISERYEKKSLLIDILQQINIGLPENVEEKSEGDLADLLRRSIMGRRYLIFMDDIWTIEAWDDVKTPFRDDKQGGRIILTTRHAEVASYAKCTTDPLRLRFFHKEESWMLLVQKLFQDQQCPPELVDVGKRIAEKCQGLPLSVVLVAGLLGKMETKEDGWLQVAESLSTTTVGDSSSRGIIELSYKHLPEYLKPCFLYFGGFMEDEEIPVSKLTWKWIAEGLVRKHKPKSLEDMAEDYLVDLISRSLVMDAKMRYNGRVKSCRIHDLLHEFCQNKAKEEKFWQYVYSHQAKDSPDIDLQDLERRRMLVSPDGRFASLRLVGSPVRSLLLMTANSVETNVLSVSFIKCFRLLKVLDLERINLLDSFPDEIEQLIHLTFLAVRTGMTSIPAWIYKLENLETLLIKGLRGEVALPDSLWDMARLRHVHINDRAAFGFTKEVIENSSKLDDLETFSTPSLAYGDDMEKMMRKFSNLKKLKCRFLESVYYSMKLRKDCIRFPTLDFLVHLESLKVFSNGKKLSQPCEFMLPENLKKLTLSNFRLPWKEISIIAILPNLEVLKLLHKAFEGEKWEVKDDEFPALKVLKLDDVVISQWDVSDDAFPSLEKLVLQRCKKLKEIPSCFGYNCSIQSIEVSWCSLSVTESAKQIQDTQVDMGNGGFKIFI; encoded by the exons ATGGAACTGAGCACAATATACTGGTACACTTGGCCAAATGATTTGGTGGGTGAATTTTGCGTTGGCGTCCATGATGAATGCCACTACCGGATACTTAAAATGGAGGCTAGATTCTTGAAATGCATCTTGCGTGTATTGACCGAGTATTCACTCCCCGAGTCTTTAAGAAAtcacttcttcttcataaataatcaagtaaatgATATGTCTACGATTTGCTGTAATTATAAGAATAATAGGCTTTCTTATGGTCACATTGGTATAGAGGGTAACTTAGTACGAAAAGCTATTCAACCAAAGATCAGGGAAATTCTTGTCCTGTTATGGGAGTCAGAGAAGCCGTGGGGGAGGTATTGTGATGATATGTTCAGTATTGTCTCATATACTTTGGAGGATTTGGTCGATTGCATGGCTGATCGTCTTGCTCCTGACCTACTTGAGAAAATGAAGGCTCTTTCTTTCAAGCTAACATTCGAGAGAAGGTTCCGTTGGTCCATCAGAGATGGGTTTGCTAAGCGCGAAACCAACATGGATATCTGGCAGCAGTTTTGCAGTGACATATCTTATTCAGTGTCATGCCTGAATTGTTTGTATTGGCTTGATGACATCCCCAAAGAAATTGCTCAGGGACTTgagcaacatctttcttcatcgATTAGAAGGTGTGAGGATGCAATCCAGATTGATGCCAGAGACGTTCTTACTCGTCTGCATAAAGCTTCAGAGCTGTTGTTGACTTTTGATAGTTCAATAAACGATCTTCCGTTATATTTTGTGGACTTTGTCCTAGACAGTGTGGTTGAGTTACACAATTCTAAGGAAAATTCAAAGTTTCCAACCAAGGGTCTGTCTGAAACTCTGCAATATCTGGGGACTTCAATAGCTGATCGGTTAACACATAGCACTGAGAATGTTAAATTGAAAGGACAGGAAGCAATAACAAGGATAGATTTTTTACGAGCTGAAGTTATGGAAAAGGAAGTAGGAGCATCCAAACACTCTTTTGCTATCAATCCAAAG AGCATCCAAGACTTATGCACTCATTACTCTAGGAGAGAGCAAAAGTTGATGACAGACCCCTTCGCGTGTATGAAGTGGTTAGAGAAGCATGATGAGATAAAAATCAGACGTGTGGCCTTGGAGCTCAATATAAGACTTCAATATCTACAATTCATTCTGAAGAGACGGCCAAGTTGGCAGGAGGAGTTCAATCTTGTCTACCAAACCATGAAAACCATAGGAACCAACATTCATGAGGCATGTATTAATGCAAAATATGGAAGAGTAGACTCTGCTCTGTCGATCTTGGAATCACAACTGACTTCTATGCTCAAAGATTTTGAACTTCGACAAGAAGTAGAACGTGCTCATTTCCTCCTTAGTTCTTCCGCGAATGAAAAAAACAATCCTCCCTTCTACTTCAAGAAGGCATTGTTGGCACAGGGTGCACCCATGCGTACTCAACTTGCAATAGAATTTATCAGCACTCTTCTTCTGAATCTGAAGTGTTTAGTGAGATATAGACTCAAACCTAAGGCTACTGTGAAAAGAGAAATGGAAATATTTGAAGTAAAGCTGAGCTTTCTCAGGGGATTCCTCAAGTTGATGTCCATATTTTTCATCAAATCTGCGAGACTGGAGAATCTCGTGGCTCGTATTATAGCTCTAGTTGGTGAAGCGGCATGCATTTCTTATTGGTGTTATCCTGAAAAGTTAAGTAGAAAGATGGAACATGAAATGAGTCACGCAATTTCGGATCTTTTGAGAAGGATGAAATCTTTTGAGGCAGAGATGAGAGACAACTATCTCATAGCCCTAGAGGCTTCACATTCTTCACAATCAGAATATCGTACTCCTTACAGCAATGAGCTTGTTGTAGCCGTTGTTGATTCTCTTGTCGACAATTTCATGGAGCTTGCTGATAAAGGGAGTACGTCCTTGATTTCTAAAGCTCTCCGAATTGAAACCATTCATCAAGACCAGAGTTTCTTGATAACTTTGTTGAAGGATTTGCGGAGACAGTGTAGTGAGAATATAAAGTTTGATGATCTCTTGACATATGTCAAGGCTCAATCTGACAAGATGAATCAAGCAGCTCCTTCAGTTCCTCTTGATCTAATGAAGGAAGAAGAGGTGTCAACGCAAGTAACTTCTTCACTTCTTCAACTGACAGTAATCATCAAACTCGTCAAGGCAGAATTCTTTCTGATGGATCTACAGCAATCCATTCCCAACTCAACGGTGTCTTGGAAAGGTGAAATCCCAATCCTTTCTGAGGAGCTGAAAGCCTTGACAACAATTGCAATAGATGTTCTTTGGCAATGTGATTGTCACTCAAGGAACGCTGAAGCTCTATCCGACAGTTTCGAGCATGTCATCAACGTCTGTGACATAACAAATGTGACTGAACACATGGATGAAATGTTGTTTCATGGCCCATTTGAATTATCAGTGAAGGTAAAGCTTATCAAGTCAGAGATCAGTTTAAGGAAACTCTTGAAGAATCAGATCAATATAGTAGATCCTGTGAAGGATAATTTTGATAACCTTCTGATGGATCTTGAATTTCTGGGAACGCTTCTCTTGGATCTGCCAGAGCAATATGCAAAGCAAGAAAGAAGAAACCATCTCTTAAGTTGTGTTGATGTGGTGGCTGCCGAAATAGATACCATCATTGAGTCTCATTGCTCAAAAATAGATGTTGAAGGGATGGCAGGAAGAATGGACCTTCAACTTTCGGATGTGCTACAGAAAATAAAGTTGATCAAGGCAGAGGACAGAGAAATTTGTCCTAAAATTCCAAAACTGTCAAGAACTAATTTCCCCATGACTGATGGACTAGGTTTTCTTGATTTACTCGTTGAAAATCTAGCAGAGATCTTAAACTTTAAGGGCGGCCGAATTGTTCTCTTAAAGCGTCAAATTGAGACGATTCAAAGGGAGCTCAAATTTCTAAGAGAATTTCTTGAGAAAATTGCCCAGCAGCGTAATGAGCATGTTGAGTTGAGAAGTGTACGGGAAAAAGTGGTAGGTGTAGCGTATGAAGTGGAATATATCATTGACTCATATGTTGCTAATGGAGGTGGAACGATTTGGCACCATACATTCTCTGATATTGTAGAAGATATAAAGCTTATCAAAGGAAGAGTCATAAAGATCTCAACCAGTGACTTGTATGATTCCAGAACACATTCTCTTGGCGAGATTTCCCGTATCTCCACTCATATTGAGAAGCCAACTATAAATGAAGCAGTAGTGGGCTTTGAAGATGTCTTGGCAACATTAAAGCAGAGAGTAATTGGAGGATCCCCTGACTTAGATGTTATAACCATTTTTGGAATGCCTGGACTTGGAAAGACCACTTTGGCCAAGAAAGTCTATGATGATTGCAAAGCTGTCAATCACTTTGATGTTTGTGTGTGGTGCTGCATTTCtgaaagatatgaaaagaaatcATTGTTGATTGACATTTTACAACAAATTAATATTGGACTTCCAGAAAATGTTGAAGAAAAGAGTGAGGGAGATTTGGCTGACCTGTTGCGGAGAAGTATCATGGGAAGGAGGTACCTCATTTTCATGGATGATATTTGGACCATTGAAGCATGGGATGATGTCAAGACTCCTTTTAGAGATGATAAGCAAGGAGGTAGAATTATTCTAACGACTCGTCATGCTGAAGTAGCTTCATATGCCAAGTGTACCACAGATCCTTTGCGCCTCCGTTTTTTTCATAAGGAAGAAAGTTGGATGTTGTTAGTACAGAAGCTATTTCAAGACCAACAATGTCCTCCAGAACTTGTGGATGTTGGTAAAAGAATCGCAGAGAAGTGTCAAGGATTACCCCTTTCAGTTGTTTTGGTGGCTGGTCTTCTTGGAAAGATGGAGACTAAAGAAGATGGATGGCTACAAGTTGCCGAAAGTCTAAGCACTACTACAGTTGGTGACTCGAGCAGTAGAGGCATAATAGAGTTAAGTTACAAGCATTTACCTGAATATCTTAAACCTTGTTTTCTTTACTTTGGAGGATTCATGGAAGATGAAGAAATTCCAGTCTCAAAGTTAACATGGAAGTGGATTGCCGAGGGCTTGGTTAGAAAACATAAACCAAAGAGCTTAGAAGATATGGCAGAAGATTACTTGGTCGATCTTATTAGCAGAAGCCTAGTAATGGATGCAAAAATGAGATATAATGGCAGGGTTAAATCGTGCCGAATTCATGATCTCTTGCATGAATTTTGTCAGaataaagcaaaagaagaaaagttttGGCAATATGTATACAG TCATCAAGCTAAGGATTCTCCCGATATTGATTTACAAGATCTAGAGAGACGTCGAATGCTAGTAAGTCCTGATGGCAGATTTGCCTCATTGAGGCTAGTTGGTTCCCCTGTTCGCTCTTTGTTGCTCATGACAGCTAATAGTGTAGAGACGAATGTACTGTCTGTCTCCTTCATTAAATGCTTCAGACTCCTTAAGGTGTTGGATTTAGAGAGAATCAACCTGTTGGATTCCTTCCCAGATGAAATTGAACAGCTAATTCATTTGACATTTTTAGCTGTTCGAACTGGCATGACTTCCATTCCCGCCTGGATATACAAGTTGGAAAACTTGGAAACACTTCTGATTAAAGGATTGAGAGGGGAAGTTGCATTACCAGACAGCCTTTGGGATATGGCAAGGTTGAGACATGTGCACATAAATGATCGTGCTGCTTTTGGTTTCACAAAGGAGGTCATTGAGAATTCTTCCAAATTAGATGATTTGGAAACATTTTCGACCCCATCTCTTGCTTATGGAGATGACATGGAAAAAATGATGAGGAAGTTTTCCAATCTCAAAAAGTTGAAGTGTAGATTTTTGGAATCTGTCTATTATTCGATGAAGTTGAGAAAGGATTGCATTCGTTTCCCCACATTGGACTTTCTAGTTCATCTGGAATCGCTGAAGGTGTTTTCTAATGGCAAAAAGCTGTCACAACCCTGTGAATTTATGCTCCCAGAGAATCTCAAGAAGTTGACACTTTCAAATTTTCGCCTAccctggaaagaaatatcaataatTGCAATACTTCCTAACCTGGAGGTACTCAAGTTGCTACATAAAGCCTTTGAGGGAGAAAAATGGGAAGTCAAAGATGATGAGTTCCCTGCACTCAAAGTGTTGAAACTGGACGATGTAGTTATCTCTCAATGGGATGTCTCTGATGATGCGTTTCCTAGTCTCGAGAAACTGGTTTTGCAAAGATGTAAGAAGCTTAAAGAGATCCCTTCTTGTTTCGGTTACAACTGTTCGATACAAAGCATTGAAGTTAGTTGGTGCAGCCTTTCCGTCACTGAATCGGCCAAGCAAATTCAGGATACACAAGTTGACATGGGAAATGGTGGATTCAAAATCTTTATCTAG